One stretch of Bradyrhizobium canariense DNA includes these proteins:
- a CDS encoding polysaccharide biosynthesis tyrosine autokinase, which yields MDSVTVSDLVEQLSGFVRRQFPIFVFITSCCLALGLVYLFTTPPSFTSHAMLLIDSSKLRVLQQQQAPIGDIPIDTSYVETQVEILKSENIGLSVVKDLKLAEDSEFVGSGSGLIGWIKGLFSSFNVQPETKSDRVALGSFLAKRSVTRVARTYVLDIGFTSLNAARSADIANAIADAYIVDQLQSKYQATRRASSWLQDRIKELRQQASDADRAVLDYKQKNNIVSVGGSSDNPRLLGEQQIEEMNTQLGTARAAAEEAKARLERIDSVLKKDDAKDVPDATVTDTLHSEVINRLRNNYLDLAAKESIWSQRYGANHLAAVNLRTQMTEIRRSILDELGRIAQGYKSDYEIAKSRADGLEKNLEALVASSQVINRDRLGLSDLESTAKVYHTLYDSFLQRYMEAIQQESFPITEARVISAAAPPERKSGPLTLPVLGIAGFIGIMLSFGAAVLREAIDQVFRTSRQVESALQVNCLAVLPRLGPATGSTWLANGPAAWLGSGSSIVRSKPVAEKPERELENAGLSKVSDLITSVLSREATKNASIAPRHAAINKRLDFTNRPFLRQVVDEPLSGFAEAFRSIKIAADIGGSNRNHKVIGITSTIPGEGKSTVAANLAELIAHSGKKVILLDGDLRNPTLTRAMMPDSKAGILEVLNGTMTLDDAVCLDEQTGLNFVPGPLKSRLVHTNEVLASDSLKSLIDDLRQKYDYIIIDLPPLAPVVDVRATTKIVDSYIYVVEWGQTRKNLVQSQLLAAPELYDLLLGVVLNKADIRVMGRYEDYYGSYYDKKYYGRYGYSG from the coding sequence GTGGACTCGGTCACCGTTTCCGATCTCGTCGAGCAGCTTTCCGGTTTCGTTCGCCGCCAGTTTCCGATCTTTGTTTTTATCACGTCGTGTTGCCTGGCCCTTGGCCTGGTTTACCTGTTTACGACCCCTCCAAGTTTTACATCGCACGCGATGTTGCTGATCGACTCGAGCAAACTTCGGGTCCTTCAGCAGCAGCAAGCGCCGATCGGCGATATTCCGATCGATACATCATACGTCGAAACCCAGGTCGAAATCCTGAAGTCCGAGAACATCGGACTGTCGGTCGTGAAGGACCTCAAGCTCGCTGAGGATTCGGAATTTGTAGGATCGGGATCAGGTCTTATCGGCTGGATCAAAGGGCTTTTTTCATCCTTCAACGTGCAGCCGGAAACGAAATCCGACCGTGTTGCACTGGGTTCGTTTCTTGCGAAGCGCAGCGTAACGCGAGTTGCCCGAACCTATGTTCTCGATATCGGCTTCACGTCATTGAACGCAGCGCGCTCCGCCGACATAGCTAACGCGATCGCGGATGCCTATATCGTCGATCAACTGCAGTCCAAGTATCAGGCCACGCGGCGCGCCAGTTCCTGGTTGCAGGACCGGATCAAGGAGCTTCGTCAGCAAGCTTCCGACGCAGATCGGGCCGTTCTGGATTACAAGCAGAAGAACAATATCGTCTCTGTCGGTGGCAGCTCCGACAACCCTCGACTGCTCGGCGAGCAGCAGATTGAAGAGATGAACACCCAGCTTGGCACTGCGCGCGCCGCTGCTGAAGAGGCCAAGGCGCGCCTGGAGCGTATCGACAGCGTTTTGAAGAAAGACGATGCGAAAGACGTTCCGGATGCGACGGTGACGGATACCCTTCACAGCGAGGTCATCAACCGGTTGAGAAATAATTATCTCGATCTTGCTGCGAAAGAGTCGATCTGGTCCCAGAGATATGGCGCCAACCATTTGGCGGCCGTCAATCTGCGCACACAGATGACCGAGATACGCCGCTCGATCCTGGATGAACTGGGGCGCATCGCACAGGGTTACAAGAGCGACTACGAGATCGCAAAATCGCGCGCCGACGGTCTTGAAAAGAACCTCGAGGCCCTGGTCGCCAGCTCGCAGGTCATCAATCGCGATCGATTGGGCCTGAGCGACCTCGAAAGCACGGCCAAGGTTTATCACACGCTCTACGACAGCTTCCTCCAGCGATATATGGAAGCGATCCAGCAGGAGTCTTTCCCGATCACCGAAGCGCGGGTGATCAGTGCCGCGGCGCCACCCGAACGCAAGAGTGGTCCGCTAACCCTTCCCGTACTGGGGATAGCCGGCTTCATCGGAATTATGCTTAGTTTCGGAGCCGCCGTCCTGCGGGAAGCCATCGACCAGGTATTCCGGACGTCTCGCCAGGTAGAAAGCGCGCTCCAGGTCAATTGTCTCGCGGTGTTGCCGCGACTTGGTCCTGCGACAGGCTCGACCTGGCTTGCTAATGGGCCGGCCGCCTGGCTGGGCAGTGGCTCATCTATCGTGCGGTCCAAACCTGTCGCGGAAAAGCCGGAGAGAGAACTCGAGAATGCCGGCCTGTCGAAAGTTTCTGATCTCATCACGTCGGTGCTGAGCCGTGAGGCGACAAAAAACGCGAGTATTGCCCCGCGTCACGCTGCTATAAATAAAAGACTGGATTTCACTAATAGGCCGTTCCTGCGTCAAGTTGTCGACGAGCCGCTTTCCGGATTTGCGGAAGCCTTCCGGTCGATCAAGATTGCGGCGGATATCGGCGGATCGAACCGGAATCATAAGGTGATCGGCATAACCTCCACGATTCCCGGGGAGGGTAAGTCAACGGTTGCGGCGAATTTAGCCGAGTTGATCGCGCATTCCGGAAAAAAGGTCATCCTGCTGGACGGCGATCTGAGGAATCCGACGCTTACGCGGGCGATGATGCCTGACTCGAAGGCCGGTATTCTGGAAGTGCTCAACGGCACGATGACTTTGGATGACGCGGTCTGTCTCGACGAACAGACGGGTCTGAACTTCGTTCCGGGTCCGTTGAAGTCGCGCCTCGTTCACACCAACGAGGTCTTGGCGTCGGACTCGCTCAAGAGCCTGATCGACGACCTGCGCCAGAAGTATGATTATATCATCATCGACCTTCCTCCTCTGGCGCCCGTCGTCGACGTTCGTGCCACAACGAAGATTGTCGATTCATATATCTACGTGGTCGAGTGGGGGCAGACGCGAAAGAACCTGGTGCAATCCCAGTTGCTGGCTGCACCGGAGCTCTATGATCTCTTGCTGGGTGTCGTGCTGAACAAGGCCGATATTCGCGTGATGGGCCGTTACGAAGATTATTACGGGAGCTATTACGACAAGAAGTATTATGGCCGGTATGGCTATTCAGGATGA
- a CDS encoding putative colanic acid biosynthesis acetyltransferase, protein MPYEFQDLEQFRVPPGFRGRSAPIVLLWQLVQSTLFGLSPQPFYAWRRALLRLFGAKIGRKVLLRPTARITFPWKVQIGDFSWIGDHVELYSLEKISIGCHSVVSQRSYLCTGSHDMDDITFAYLTAPITIGDQVWIASDVFVAPGVTIGRGAVVGTRSTVFSDVAAEFVAFGQPAQAKRRRRDP, encoded by the coding sequence ATGCCGTATGAATTTCAAGATCTAGAGCAATTCAGAGTTCCTCCGGGCTTCCGGGGGCGTAGCGCGCCGATCGTACTGCTGTGGCAGTTGGTGCAGTCGACTCTTTTCGGCCTTTCCCCGCAACCGTTTTACGCCTGGCGAAGGGCACTCCTCCGCCTGTTTGGCGCGAAGATCGGTCGCAAGGTTCTCCTGCGTCCCACCGCGCGCATCACATTTCCATGGAAGGTGCAAATCGGCGATTTCTCCTGGATCGGCGACCATGTCGAACTTTACAGTCTGGAGAAGATCTCCATCGGCTGTCACTCGGTTGTCTCCCAGCGATCCTACCTCTGTACGGGATCGCATGACATGGACGATATAACTTTCGCCTATCTTACAGCTCCCATAACCATTGGTGATCAGGTCTGGATCGCCAGCGATGTGTTTGTCGCCCCGGGCGTTACGATTGGCAGGGGCGCCGTCGTTGGGACGCGCAGTACAGTATTCAGCGATGTCGCTGCCGAATTCGTGGCTTTTGGACAGCCCGCGCAGGCGAAGCGAAGACGCCGTGACCCCTGA
- a CDS encoding glycosyltransferase family 4 protein, which yields MKRTNGFSRVIFIGQFPPPVNGLTFITQRLGSALSRAGYDVATINTTGPAGNRSIFFHAARIAKISRALVSIAWNALSGRSRVCYFTAEGGHGLIYSVMIASWARLFRVRIYIHHHSFSYIVRWQPLMKLLLARSGAKAVHIFLSSGMAQDLANRYGQAINSLVVSNAAFVDAAALQAPSLKTREITIGLLSNLTADKGLYEFLQIVRVAKQRSLPIHGVLAGPVARNTDKIALEAAKLELGEYLDYRGPVYDGEKARFFKDVDVFVFLTSYLNEAQPTVLFEAMAQGIPVISYDRGCIRAQVAGGGHVFPEGGDIVSEVLKILEGYCQDPDCLATEKNAALSQFEDERRTSQERVASLFEATPEQVVALNHESQ from the coding sequence GTGAAACGAACGAATGGTTTTTCCAGAGTCATCTTTATCGGGCAGTTTCCTCCGCCGGTAAACGGCCTGACATTCATTACCCAGCGCCTTGGGTCGGCGCTTTCGCGCGCGGGCTATGATGTGGCGACCATTAACACCACCGGTCCAGCCGGCAATCGATCGATATTCTTTCATGCGGCGAGGATCGCAAAGATATCTCGAGCCCTGGTTTCAATCGCCTGGAACGCACTTTCGGGCAGATCGCGCGTCTGCTATTTCACGGCTGAGGGCGGACATGGGCTGATCTACTCGGTCATGATAGCGAGTTGGGCTCGCCTGTTCCGTGTCCGCATCTACATTCATCACCATAGTTTCAGTTATATCGTTCGGTGGCAGCCGCTGATGAAGCTGCTGCTCGCTCGCTCGGGTGCAAAGGCGGTTCATATATTCCTTTCCTCCGGAATGGCGCAGGATCTGGCAAATCGGTACGGGCAGGCGATCAATTCGCTGGTTGTGTCCAACGCTGCGTTCGTAGACGCCGCGGCGTTGCAAGCCCCGTCCCTGAAAACCAGGGAAATCACGATTGGCTTGCTGAGCAACCTCACGGCGGACAAGGGTCTCTATGAATTCCTGCAGATTGTCCGTGTTGCAAAGCAGCGCTCGCTGCCAATCCACGGGGTGCTCGCCGGACCAGTTGCCCGAAACACAGACAAGATCGCGCTCGAAGCGGCGAAACTGGAGTTGGGGGAGTATCTGGACTATCGTGGCCCCGTCTATGACGGAGAGAAAGCGCGCTTTTTCAAAGATGTTGATGTTTTCGTTTTTCTGACGAGCTATCTGAACGAGGCGCAACCAACCGTACTGTTCGAGGCTATGGCGCAGGGCATCCCTGTCATTTCCTATGACAGGGGATGTATTCGTGCCCAGGTGGCCGGAGGCGGACACGTGTTTCCCGAGGGTGGGGATATTGTTTCAGAAGTGTTGAAGATCCTCGAGGGTTACTGCCAGGACCCAGACTGTCTCGCGACCGAAAAGAACGCAGCGTTGAGTCAGTTCGAAGACGAGCGGCGTACCAGCCAGGAGCGGGTTGCCAGCCTCTTCGAAGCAACGCCAGAGCAAGTTGTGGCCCTCAATCATGAATCGCAATGA
- a CDS encoding glycoside hydrolase family 71 protein, with the protein MQEMLAALARSVCGPPRFRTAAQEFVRYRIEGARRIVIFPAVAKDLLALTGCQGLAVAICLTFAAADARAADAALTPSAPSADACLPIDMPDRDSLFSAPKKVFAHYFNRFPLSLDNKEASVDYYATEYLNPEGERGKWRAEGGFLRSRPFPVPVGPNSEYVIENLKREIRLALSRGITGFTFDILALGDIQPGSYLPNMLKAASEVDPRFQIVLMPDMASLGPNTDNLITIIKTLYDQPGLLHFSDGRLVIAPFLSESVSPEAWGALKSQLAQDELKIAFVPTFLNQKYIAKYKAVSDGFGTFGTPLPREGATIKTGALAAHAEGKLFMAGISGQGYRPKEYRYWEAQGSLAYRNSWLGAIGGGADWIQLTTWNDFSESTQVLPYTDRSGSSGTGYFNLTGFYASWFLTGKAPSITHDVLYYFYRRQSLGATAPKAGQQVKNAVFWPFGRDIIEVLGFLKTPGTLEISIGDKNYTKEVDAGIQSFSVPLGAGTPHFSLLRDNHTVISFEGTTPIVGESDLPGGYADLTYWSGSASSGGTCFTDAIRW; encoded by the coding sequence ATGCAAGAAATGCTGGCGGCCTTGGCTCGCTCGGTCTGCGGGCCGCCCCGTTTTCGTACGGCGGCGCAGGAATTCGTCCGATACCGCATCGAAGGAGCTCGGCGCATCGTCATTTTTCCGGCGGTTGCGAAAGATTTGCTGGCGTTAACAGGATGTCAGGGCCTGGCCGTCGCCATTTGTCTCACATTTGCTGCAGCGGACGCGCGAGCGGCCGATGCCGCTCTCACACCCTCTGCGCCTTCCGCCGACGCCTGCCTGCCCATTGACATGCCAGACAGGGATTCTCTTTTCTCCGCGCCCAAAAAGGTTTTTGCCCATTATTTCAACCGCTTTCCATTGTCCTTGGATAATAAGGAAGCGAGTGTTGATTACTATGCGACCGAATATCTGAACCCTGAAGGCGAGCGCGGCAAATGGCGTGCTGAAGGTGGCTTTTTGCGCAGCCGTCCCTTTCCGGTGCCGGTGGGGCCGAACTCGGAGTACGTCATCGAAAACCTCAAGAGGGAAATCAGGCTCGCGCTTTCGCGCGGCATTACGGGCTTCACGTTTGATATTTTGGCTCTCGGTGACATCCAGCCGGGATCATATCTACCCAATATGCTGAAGGCTGCATCCGAGGTCGATCCTCGTTTTCAAATCGTTTTAATGCCTGACATGGCATCGTTGGGGCCCAACACGGATAATCTGATAACGATTATCAAGACCTTGTATGACCAGCCGGGACTTTTGCATTTCTCGGACGGACGTTTGGTGATCGCGCCGTTCCTGTCAGAATCCGTTTCGCCTGAAGCGTGGGGCGCCCTGAAATCGCAATTGGCGCAGGATGAGCTCAAGATCGCATTCGTGCCAACGTTTCTGAACCAGAAGTATATTGCGAAGTATAAGGCCGTAAGTGATGGCTTTGGTACCTTCGGTACGCCTCTTCCGCGAGAGGGAGCCACAATCAAGACTGGCGCCTTGGCCGCTCATGCGGAAGGAAAATTATTCATGGCCGGTATCAGTGGCCAGGGTTATCGCCCGAAGGAATATCGCTACTGGGAAGCTCAGGGTAGCCTAGCCTATCGTAATTCGTGGCTTGGCGCCATTGGAGGCGGTGCGGACTGGATACAGCTCACGACGTGGAATGATTTCAGTGAGTCGACGCAAGTCTTGCCCTATACGGACCGATCGGGCTCATCAGGTACCGGCTATTTCAACTTGACCGGCTTTTATGCGAGCTGGTTCCTGACCGGAAAAGCGCCGTCGATTACCCACGATGTTCTCTATTATTTCTATCGCAGGCAATCGCTCGGCGCCACGGCTCCAAAGGCCGGGCAGCAAGTGAAGAACGCGGTTTTCTGGCCGTTCGGACGGGACATCATTGAAGTGCTGGGATTCCTGAAAACGCCAGGCACGCTCGAGATATCAATCGGCGACAAAAATTATACAAAGGAAGTCGATGCCGGCATACAGTCGTTTTCCGTGCCGCTGGGCGCCGGAACGCCGCACTTTTCACTCTTGCGCGACAACCATACCGTGATTTCCTTTGAAGGGACGACGCCGATCGTTGGAGAATCTGACCTGCCGGGTGGGTATGCTGACCTTACCTACTGGAGCGGCAGCGCCTCGTCGGGTGGGACGTGTTTTACCGACGCGATTCGGTGGTGA
- a CDS encoding beta-1,6-N-acetylglucosaminyltransferase, with protein MATKIAFLVLAHGDPHHLVRLCASIGPYDDIFLHVDRKTPDDFFAVSLPSNVRLVQPRTAVQWADVSIVHATLSLIESALAFSDGYLRLVLLSGACYPIRPVERLREHFLARPNQNEIRYVNLLEGPESALRRISRWHFRRPLDSKIRNETLVGAASRAVRKIAYLAGRSVDDGFKQYFPDLVPYFGSQWWALTPAAANYALERSKAAPELLAYMRHCWAPDEVYFHTVLGNSEYATSPEPYTQDLSRLGNLHIVQRAASKIFQYSDLPEVMASDAFFVRKLATGVSDQLADAIDQKLLNSRESSTVTF; from the coding sequence ATGGCGACGAAAATCGCGTTCTTGGTCTTGGCTCATGGCGATCCGCATCATCTTGTGCGGTTATGCGCTTCAATAGGCCCGTATGACGACATCTTCCTTCACGTTGATCGTAAGACTCCAGATGACTTCTTTGCAGTTTCGCTCCCTTCAAATGTGCGGCTTGTTCAGCCCCGTACCGCCGTGCAATGGGCAGACGTTTCAATCGTGCACGCAACGCTGTCGCTCATCGAGAGCGCACTTGCCTTCTCGGATGGCTATCTGCGCTTGGTTTTGCTTTCCGGCGCCTGCTATCCGATAAGGCCGGTAGAGCGATTGCGCGAGCACTTTCTCGCGCGGCCAAATCAAAACGAAATAAGATACGTGAATCTTTTGGAAGGCCCAGAAAGTGCATTGCGTCGAATATCGCGCTGGCACTTTCGTCGGCCGCTGGATAGCAAGATCCGCAACGAAACGCTAGTTGGCGCCGCCAGCAGAGCTGTCCGTAAGATTGCATATTTGGCAGGTCGGTCTGTGGATGACGGATTTAAACAGTATTTTCCTGATCTCGTTCCATACTTTGGAAGCCAATGGTGGGCGCTGACGCCGGCTGCAGCGAATTATGCACTCGAGCGTTCGAAAGCTGCCCCCGAACTCCTTGCTTACATGCGCCACTGCTGGGCGCCTGACGAGGTGTATTTTCATACCGTGCTTGGTAACTCGGAATATGCCACTTCGCCGGAGCCGTATACGCAAGACCTTTCGCGCCTCGGAAATCTGCACATCGTTCAACGGGCTGCGTCCAAGATATTTCAATATTCCGACCTGCCTGAAGTGATGGCGAGCGACGCATTCTTCGTTCGCAAGTTGGCGACCGGAGTATCCGATCAACTTGCTGACGCGATCGATCAGAAGCTTCTCAATTCTCGAGAGAGTTCGACAGTAACATTTTAG
- a CDS encoding DUF3405 domain-containing protein, with the protein MNLNSESVSGHEKDVSPIARAGHPARGLRSGTDKQAVAFFTHVFNPAIELRYRKLKEELGSRAQIFIFAPLGTSVPHQYLDETYFFDYDSLRSGAVRVNGDKIIPGNVHLAQLDFYRHHPGFDYYWFIEYDVVFTGDWATLLAAVENDPADLLAAHVRSLEEEPAWPWWETLELPGCSLSQAEWLRAFFPVYRISNDGLRSVDEHVKLGWSGHFEGLIPCIIRAASLSISDLGGSGRWTPQDRRHRFYSSFSSDAGVSLNAGTHRHRPPLQLPLVRRNTIFHPVKAGSAEQKKGVVEFVKHQYLRELPVRCAISLYYNLLSLWPLPHKTEKSIKESTDVG; encoded by the coding sequence GTGAATCTGAACAGCGAGAGCGTGTCCGGGCACGAAAAGGACGTGTCCCCAATCGCGCGGGCAGGGCATCCGGCGCGCGGACTTCGAAGCGGCACAGATAAGCAGGCCGTCGCTTTTTTTACTCATGTGTTTAATCCTGCAATTGAGCTTCGTTATCGAAAGCTGAAGGAAGAGTTGGGCAGTCGGGCGCAGATCTTTATCTTCGCGCCGTTGGGCACTTCAGTTCCTCATCAATATCTGGATGAAACCTATTTTTTCGACTATGACAGCCTCCGCTCTGGAGCGGTCCGCGTTAACGGCGACAAGATCATTCCCGGGAATGTACACCTGGCCCAGCTTGATTTTTATCGGCATCATCCTGGGTTCGACTACTACTGGTTTATTGAATATGACGTCGTCTTTACGGGAGATTGGGCCACGCTGCTGGCTGCGGTAGAGAATGATCCCGCTGATCTTTTAGCCGCGCATGTTCGCAGCCTGGAAGAGGAGCCCGCATGGCCGTGGTGGGAGACACTCGAGCTTCCAGGCTGTTCTCTGTCTCAGGCAGAATGGTTAAGGGCGTTTTTCCCGGTCTATCGGATTTCGAACGACGGCCTTCGCAGTGTGGATGAGCATGTAAAGTTGGGATGGTCAGGTCATTTTGAAGGGCTCATTCCCTGCATCATCCGGGCCGCTTCCCTTTCAATTTCTGATCTCGGCGGATCCGGCAGGTGGACACCGCAGGACAGACGTCACCGTTTCTACAGCAGCTTCTCGTCTGATGCCGGCGTATCGCTGAACGCCGGAACACACCGTCACAGGCCGCCGCTTCAATTACCTCTCGTGCGAAGAAATACCATTTTTCATCCAGTAAAAGCTGGCTCTGCTGAGCAAAAAAAAGGGGTGGTCGAATTCGTGAAGCATCAATACCTCCGCGAGCTTCCGGTTCGTTGTGCGATTTCTCTTTACTATAATTTACTCTCGCTTTGGCCGCTTCCACATAAGACGGAAAAATCGATCAAGGAATCGACTGATGTCGGTTAA
- a CDS encoding glycosyltransferase — protein sequence MTTELASSDRPSEITVAHMREDWLPLSENWLHSLLTHLPDGVKNRVVCERALNLDKFPVDSIHVTMTSRWLRSLAFRRGLGKFVRRYARADVLRSISPHIMHSHFGQSGWESVAIARRLRVPHIVSFYGYDVNLPDREDRWRRRYREMFDQASAVLCEGPHMMEQIIAHGARREQMRLFRLGIALDRFPYRPRTWARQEPLRVLIAGRFVEKKGMPYAIDALARIASRIPLEIHLVGDAYENAASQAEKLRITEAIERGGLADRVVSHGMIPYGSLIELAYRCHVFVSPSVRAADGDTEGGAPVAIAEMAASGMPIVSTTHCDIPYAVGGSDNAMLAPERDADALADLLLKLVENPGSWRPMLDRARAHVENNYEIIKQGGHLAQIYREVISSQPKTDNG from the coding sequence ATGACCACCGAACTAGCGAGCAGCGACCGCCCATCCGAGATAACGGTCGCCCATATGCGCGAAGATTGGCTTCCTCTCAGTGAGAATTGGCTCCATAGCCTGCTGACGCACTTGCCTGATGGGGTGAAGAATCGCGTCGTGTGCGAGAGAGCCTTGAACCTGGACAAGTTTCCAGTCGATTCCATCCATGTAACGATGACCAGCCGATGGCTTCGTTCCCTTGCATTCAGGCGGGGGCTCGGCAAGTTCGTGCGTCGCTATGCGCGCGCCGATGTACTGCGCAGCATCTCGCCTCATATTATGCACAGCCATTTCGGTCAAAGTGGCTGGGAGAGTGTCGCGATAGCACGGCGATTGCGCGTTCCCCACATCGTTAGCTTCTACGGTTACGATGTGAATTTGCCGGATCGAGAAGACAGGTGGCGTCGCCGTTATCGCGAAATGTTCGATCAGGCGTCTGCGGTGCTTTGTGAAGGCCCGCACATGATGGAGCAGATCATCGCCCATGGCGCGCGCCGAGAGCAGATGCGGCTGTTTCGGCTCGGTATTGCGCTCGATCGCTTTCCGTATCGGCCGCGCACATGGGCAAGGCAGGAGCCGTTAAGGGTGCTCATCGCCGGTCGGTTTGTCGAGAAGAAGGGAATGCCGTATGCCATCGACGCGCTTGCGCGCATTGCATCCCGCATACCGCTCGAGATTCATCTGGTTGGAGATGCCTACGAGAACGCTGCGAGCCAGGCTGAGAAATTACGCATCACGGAAGCGATCGAACGCGGTGGCCTCGCCGACCGTGTCGTCAGCCATGGCATGATTCCGTACGGATCCCTCATCGAACTGGCCTACCGTTGTCACGTTTTTGTTTCGCCCAGCGTCCGGGCCGCAGATGGCGATACCGAAGGTGGTGCTCCCGTTGCTATTGCCGAGATGGCCGCAAGCGGCATGCCGATTGTATCAACAACGCACTGCGACATTCCCTACGCGGTGGGAGGTAGCGATAACGCGATGTTGGCGCCCGAGCGGGATGCGGACGCCTTGGCCGATCTACTGCTCAAGCTCGTCGAGAATCCAGGCAGCTGGCGGCCAATGCTCGATCGGGCCCGTGCCCATGTCGAGAATAACTATGAAATCATTAAACAGGGCGGGCACCTTGCCCAGATCTATCGCGAGGTGATTAGCTCGCAACCGAAAACGGATAATGGTTAA
- the rfbA gene encoding glucose-1-phosphate thymidylyltransferase RfbA, giving the protein MTTKGIILAGGSGTRLYPATSSISKQLLPIYDKPMIYYPLSTLMLAGITKILVITRPDEQALFANLLGDGTQWGLNISYAVQAEPKGIAEAFIIGESFIGQSPVVLVLGDNIFYGEGLGRILQGAIDIEHSALIFAYYVTDPERYGVVEFDAKGTVVSLEEKPAIPRSSYAITGLYSYDSRVCDVARNTRPSARGELEITAINQWYLSEGNLRVVTLGRGIAWLDTGTHDALLEASNFVASIERRQGLKIASPEEIAYRRGLIDEEQLLRLAKPMLSTDYGRYLTKLVLAEKRYFSE; this is encoded by the coding sequence ATGACGACGAAAGGCATCATTCTTGCCGGAGGCAGCGGGACGCGCCTTTATCCCGCGACCAGCAGCATCAGCAAGCAGCTCCTGCCGATATATGACAAGCCAATGATCTATTACCCGCTCAGCACGCTCATGCTGGCTGGCATCACGAAGATTCTGGTGATCACGCGGCCGGACGAACAGGCGCTGTTCGCGAATCTGCTGGGTGACGGAACGCAATGGGGATTGAACATAAGTTATGCGGTTCAGGCGGAGCCAAAGGGCATCGCCGAGGCCTTTATCATTGGTGAATCCTTCATCGGCCAAAGTCCCGTCGTTCTCGTGCTCGGTGACAACATCTTTTATGGCGAGGGACTTGGACGGATACTGCAGGGCGCGATTGATATTGAGCACAGCGCACTGATTTTTGCCTACTATGTCACCGATCCGGAACGATATGGTGTCGTGGAATTCGATGCCAAAGGAACGGTTGTCAGCCTGGAGGAAAAGCCCGCGATCCCCAGATCGTCATACGCGATAACCGGGCTGTATTCCTACGACTCGCGCGTTTGCGATGTCGCGCGGAACACCAGGCCCTCCGCCCGAGGCGAGCTGGAGATCACCGCGATAAATCAATGGTACCTGTCGGAAGGCAATTTGCGCGTCGTGACATTGGGGCGGGGCATCGCCTGGCTGGACACAGGAACGCACGACGCGCTGCTGGAAGCGTCCAATTTCGTCGCGAGCATCGAACGGCGCCAGGGGCTGAAGATTGCTTCACCTGAGGAAATCGCCTACCGACGCGGTCTTATCGACGAGGAACAGCTGCTGCGTCTTGCCAAGCCGATGCTTTCCACGGACTACGGACGCTACCTGACAAAGCTGGTTCTCGCGGAAAAAAGGTACTTCAGCGAATGA